The Candidatus Neomarinimicrobiota bacterium genome contains the following window.
AATATCGGACAGCAAAGAGCCGTGCTAACCGGATTGGCCTATAGTAGTGGAGACAAAGTTGTGATAATGGACGCTGATCTTCAAGATCCTCCGGAAGCGATTCCTATTCTGCTGGAGAATTTATCCGGCGATGTTGCCGCGGTATTCGGGGGAAGAAGCGGTCATTATGAATCAGAGTTCAGGCTTTTTTCTTCCCGTGTTTTTAAAATGTCAATTCACCTTCTTACGGGTATCCCCGTGAATGCCGGGATTTTTGTCGCTATGAAAAGAGAAATGGTAGAAAAACTGCTGAAATTCCATTCTCCCAGACCATTTATGACCGCTATGATAGGCTTGACCGGTCTTAATGTGAAATCTATCACGGTAAAAAGAAACGTTCGAGCAACGGGTAAATCAAGATACAGTACGTGGAATCGTCTGGTTATCGGCGTGATGGCAATTGCATGGACAATCTACTGGAAATTGAATCGAAAAAGCAGGTCTTTCCATAATGGAACAGGAGTTGCACCTGTAAAAGAATTTATCGGCAAGCGATATTTGAACACATCAATCATTGGGAACCGTAGAGTGTCACGGCAATAATCATGCAGAATTACACTAAGCATAACAAAGATCAGCAGCAATATTTTGAAAATACTTTTAAAAAGACGATGCAACCGGTTAACACACCTTATCTCAATCGTCATGTAGATGAGATGCTCATATACGCGGAAATTACCAAGAACGACCGGATTTTGGACGTAGGTTGCGGCATTGGTCGCTACACTCTTATTTTGGCTGAACGGGGCTTTAAAGTCGAAGGGCTGGATCTTACACCGGGTTTACTTGAACAACTTCAGGAAGCAGATGGAGGTAAATACAACATTCCACTATACTGCTCTGATATAATCGATTATCCTCCCGAATTAGAGAGCAAGTTCGATAAAGTAATTGGTTTTTTCACGCTCCATCACCTGCATAATATTGAACGATGCTACCATGCCATGACTGAATTACTCAAGCCGGGAGGAAAAATAGTTTTTCTTGAGCCGAATGCATTTAACCCTCTCTATTACATTCAAATTGCAATAACTCCCGGTATGACGTGGGAGGGTGATGGCGGTATTACGAAGATGCGAAAAAAAGTCATATTCAACGCAATGAAGGAGGCGGGATTAAGTAATCTTGATGTCGGTCGTTTCGGATTTTTCCCCCCATTCTTAGCAAACACCTCATGGGGCGCGAAATTAGAAGGATTCCTTGAGAAGTTACCATTTTTACCTCCTTTCTTACCCTTCCAGCTATTTACGGGGACCAAATAATGACGAGAATCAGTTCGAGCTCCTGAAAGTTTTGAAACAGCATGTAAAAGTGATCGAGACAGCCCAAAAGTGGCTTAGCACACCCGGTTACGCCTTAACCAGTCTCATGTGTGTGATACTATTCCTGCGCTTCCTACAGATGTTGTTTCCGTCCCGATTCGATGTTCAATATTATGCTTATTCAAGCTGGATGG
Protein-coding sequences here:
- a CDS encoding glycosyltransferase family 2 protein, coding for MSSRKSRQPDVSLVIPVYFNADTLKELHKKVREVLRKNQYYFEIIFVEDGSSDNSLKILRSIAEENENVIVISLEKNIGQQRAVLTGLAYSSGDKVVIMDADLQDPPEAIPILLENLSGDVAAVFGGRSGHYESEFRLFSSRVFKMSIHLLTGIPVNAGIFVAMKREMVEKLLKFHSPRPFMTAMIGLTGLNVKSITVKRNVRATGKSRYSTWNRLVIGVMAIAWTIYWKLNRKSRSFHNGTGVAPVKEFIGKRYLNTSIIGNRRVSRQ
- a CDS encoding class I SAM-dependent methyltransferase — its product is MQNYTKHNKDQQQYFENTFKKTMQPVNTPYLNRHVDEMLIYAEITKNDRILDVGCGIGRYTLILAERGFKVEGLDLTPGLLEQLQEADGGKYNIPLYCSDIIDYPPELESKFDKVIGFFTLHHLHNIERCYHAMTELLKPGGKIVFLEPNAFNPLYYIQIAITPGMTWEGDGGITKMRKKVIFNAMKEAGLSNLDVGRFGFFPPFLANTSWGAKLEGFLEKLPFLPPFLPFQLFTGTK